A genomic region of Chryseobacterium sp. KACC 21268 contains the following coding sequences:
- a CDS encoding DUF2752 domain-containing protein produces MNQIYKNQEFKNAIVIVWQVSAILSLLILLVLFFVDEQKILLQLPTCEARKKGLECFLCGSTHAFIELKKLNFSGAFALNKLSPFMCVLLILNSLFFLKYLFKNYKTKL; encoded by the coding sequence ATGAATCAAATCTACAAAAACCAAGAGTTCAAAAACGCGATTGTAATTGTCTGGCAAGTCTCTGCAATTTTATCACTTTTAATCTTATTGGTTTTATTTTTTGTAGATGAGCAAAAAATCCTGTTACAACTTCCAACTTGTGAAGCTCGGAAAAAGGGATTGGAATGTTTTCTATGTGGATCTACTCACGCTTTTATCGAACTTAAAAAACTGAATTTCAGTGGTGCTTTTGCATTGAATAAGTTAAGTCCGTTTATGTGTGTTTTACTAATCTTAAATTCACTTTTCTTTTTAAAATATTTATTTAAAAACTATAAAACAAAACTATGA
- a CDS encoding DUF4279 domain-containing protein gives MNESEIITLIQTEIEKKDWGFTEQFLEIHSPVYINNIVKIENIITANNEVTVYLPIVGERFYLTFYIDLIKKEIFGISTEPYISIYFRATSENLSSDELRKNTKLAITESWNKGDIRKNGKGIYSFSSVIIDINKTPDSFEAKLNALISELENDRDGIKKLAELADGYIQVLMEFHNGNGLIGGPNLSKEIIQKLSEMDLSVDFDLAVSGNKFIS, from the coding sequence ATGAATGAATCAGAAATAATTACTCTTATCCAAACTGAAATAGAAAAAAAGGATTGGGGTTTTACAGAACAATTTCTAGAAATTCATTCTCCGGTTTACATTAATAATATTGTCAAAATCGAAAATATAATCACAGCCAATAATGAAGTGACTGTATATCTTCCGATTGTTGGAGAAAGATTCTATCTGACTTTCTATATTGATTTAATCAAAAAAGAAATTTTTGGAATATCGACTGAGCCTTACATTTCGATTTATTTTAGAGCAACATCGGAAAATTTAAGTAGTGATGAACTTAGAAAAAATACAAAACTGGCAATTACTGAAAGTTGGAACAAAGGAGATATTAGAAAAAACGGAAAAGGAATTTACAGCTTCAGTTCTGTAATTATTGATATTAACAAAACTCCAGACTCATTTGAAGCAAAACTTAATGCATTAATTTCTGAATTAGAAAATGACAGAGATGGCATTAAAAAATTAGCTGAACTTGCAGATGGCTACATTCAGGTTCTTATGGAGTTTCATAATGGAAATGGCTTGATTGGAGGTCCAAATTTGTCTAAAGAAATCATTCAAAAATTAAGCGAAATGGATTTATCAGTAGATTTTGATCTAGCCGTTTCGGGAAATAAATTCATTTCTTAG
- a CDS encoding isoaspartyl peptidase/L-asparaginase, with the protein MKIIIHGGFFSESNQSNEVKLAKQNSLKEIAKKSYEFLQNNSAFDTVAYAVSLLEDDDLYNAGIGSQIQSDGVIRMSAAIMNGETQKMSGVINIQNVKNPIFVAKELMKEDDRVLGGNGAKKYATANGFEDFSTEIPQRRKEYEEKLKTGGKGTVGAVAIDKDGKLAVATSTGGKGFEIPGRISDSATVAGNYSNRFCAVSCTGVGEDIVSNATATKIVTRVTDGISIENAFDRTFEELKEIDGFAGAIGIDSEGNIFHQDSYPTMVFASFDGVDFDVFG; encoded by the coding sequence ATGAAAATAATCATCCACGGCGGTTTCTTCTCCGAAAGCAATCAAAGCAACGAAGTGAAATTAGCAAAACAAAATTCACTGAAAGAGATTGCAAAAAAGTCTTATGAATTCCTACAAAACAATTCGGCTTTTGATACTGTTGCTTACGCAGTTTCGCTTTTGGAAGATGATGATCTCTACAACGCTGGCATTGGTTCACAAATCCAAAGTGACGGTGTGATCCGAATGAGCGCTGCAATTATGAATGGTGAAACGCAGAAGATGAGCGGCGTCATCAATATCCAGAATGTGAAAAATCCAATCTTTGTGGCTAAGGAATTGATGAAAGAAGACGACCGCGTTCTTGGCGGAAATGGCGCAAAAAAATACGCCACGGCGAATGGTTTTGAAGATTTCTCAACGGAAATCCCACAACGAAGAAAAGAGTACGAAGAAAAACTGAAAACCGGAGGCAAAGGAACTGTTGGCGCTGTTGCGATTGACAAAGACGGCAAATTGGCAGTCGCCACTTCCACCGGCGGAAAAGGTTTTGAAATCCCGGGAAGAATATCTGATTCTGCAACGGTTGCTGGAAATTATTCCAATCGTTTTTGTGCCGTGAGTTGCACAGGCGTTGGCGAAGATATTGTGAGCAATGCGACTGCTACCAAAATCGTGACTAGAGTCACAGACGGAATTTCTATTGAAAATGCCTTCGACAGAACTTTTGAAGAGTTGAAAGAAATTGATGGTTTTGCAGGCGCTATTGGGATTGACTCTGAGGGAAATATTTTCCATCAGGATTCTTATCCTACGATGGTTTTTGCGAGTTTTGACGGGGTGGATTTTGATGTTTTTGGGTAA
- a CDS encoding cyanophycinase — MKSKGKLVIIGGAVNKGSFTETSFDQNVEKNLNFFERGILRKIIDESKNKEDSVIEVITTASQIPDIVGPEYKKAFEYLGIKNCNILDIQNREQANSDAIVARANAADVVMFTGGDQLRLTSILGGTRFHDAILTKYQTEDFIYAGTSAGAAAASENMIYQGSSSEALLKGEIKTTQGLGFIENVIIDTHFVQRGRIGRLFQAVVNNPRTLGIGLGEDTGLFIEDDTMTAIGSGLVIIVDGLQIKDTNLTNVDLGQPISIKNLVVDVLSMNDTFDLKSREMTIVNSQYNPIPQVIPSNYTSD, encoded by the coding sequence ATGAAATCAAAAGGAAAACTAGTCATCATTGGAGGCGCTGTAAACAAAGGTAGTTTTACAGAGACCAGTTTTGACCAAAACGTCGAAAAAAACCTCAACTTTTTTGAACGAGGAATCCTCAGAAAGATCATCGATGAATCTAAAAACAAAGAAGATTCTGTCATCGAAGTGATTACCACAGCTTCTCAGATTCCAGATATTGTGGGACCAGAATATAAAAAGGCGTTCGAGTATCTTGGCATTAAAAACTGTAACATCCTGGACATCCAAAACCGTGAACAAGCAAACAGCGACGCCATCGTAGCGAGAGCAAATGCGGCAGATGTCGTGATGTTCACGGGTGGCGACCAACTTCGCTTAACCTCTATTCTCGGCGGAACCCGATTTCACGATGCGATTTTAACGAAATATCAGACCGAAGATTTCATCTACGCGGGAACTTCTGCCGGTGCTGCTGCTGCTTCTGAAAATATGATCTATCAAGGTTCCAGTTCTGAAGCGTTGTTGAAAGGCGAAATCAAAACCACACAAGGTCTTGGATTCATAGAAAATGTGATCATCGATACGCATTTCGTGCAGCGAGGAAGAATCGGAAGATTGTTTCAGGCCGTTGTCAACAATCCGAGAACATTAGGAATTGGTCTTGGTGAAGATACAGGTTTATTTATCGAGGATGATACAATGACAGCGATCGGTTCTGGTCTGGTCATCATTGTGGATGGACTTCAAATTAAAGACACCAACTTGACCAATGTTGATCTCGGACAACCGATTTCCATTAAAAATCTAGTTGTGGATGTCCTTTCTATGAATGATACTTTTGATTTGAAATCCAGAGAAATGACAATCGTCAATTCCCAGTACAACCCGATTCCGCAGGTAATCCCGAGTAATTATACGAGCGATTAA
- the cphA gene encoding cyanophycin synthetase, with translation MKIEKIQVLRGPNIWSITRKKLIQMRLDLEETEHFPTNKIDGFRERIEQLLPSLISHRCSEGCVGGFFKRVEMGTWMGHVIEHIALEIQTLAGMDVGFGRTRETKTPGVYNVVFNYREEQAGIYAAEESVKIAEALMAATEYDIDKCIHNLKELRESERLGPSTGSIVEEAVSRRIPWIRLGKNSLVQLGYGINQQRFQATITGNTSSIAVDIACNKELTKKMLEDAAIPVPSGSLVVDEEGLDLAIRKIGYPIVIKPLDGNHGKGASINVNDYETAVVGLTHAQQYSRKVIVEKYITGFDFRVLVINHKMVAAARRVPAHVVGDGELNIQELIDKENTDPRRGYGHENVLTEIDVDKDTNELLEKLNYTLATIPQKGEIVYLKSTANLSTGGTSIDVTDMIHPENVQMAERVSRIIGLDVCGIDIMAENLTQPLKESGGAILEVNAAPGFRMHLAPSEGLPRNVAAPVVDMLYPPGKEFRIPIIALTGTNGKTTTTRILAHIVKNNGKRVGFTTSDGIYIQNTLLQKGDTTGPQSAEFILKDPTVEFAVLETARGGILRSGLGFGTCDIGVLTNIKEDHLGISDIHNLKDLTRVKRVVLDSVKKDGWCILNADDEYSMRLVDDLKSKVALFSLDENNPHIKRFAKEGRITCVYEDGYVTIKKGEWKIRIERVKNIPITMEGKAKFMIANVLAASLAAYVYGFEIPNIALALTTFIPSAQLTPGRLNIFNFKNFKVMIDFAHNPAGYEAIEDFLKSVEANKKIGIISGVGDRRDGDIREIGKIAGRMFDHIIIRNEKHLRGRPEEEINGLIIEGIQEANRDISYECIPKEIDALKHAMSLAEEGTFITALSDVITNAIELVQEYQAKEVQDEGKY, from the coding sequence ATGAAAATCGAAAAAATACAGGTTCTAAGAGGTCCGAATATCTGGAGCATCACTAGAAAAAAATTGATACAGATGCGTTTGGATCTGGAAGAAACAGAACATTTCCCAACCAATAAGATAGATGGTTTCCGAGAAAGAATAGAACAATTGCTTCCATCATTGATCTCCCACAGATGTTCCGAAGGCTGCGTAGGTGGATTCTTCAAACGTGTGGAGATGGGAACTTGGATGGGCCACGTGATCGAGCATATCGCTCTGGAAATCCAAACGCTGGCTGGAATGGACGTAGGATTTGGAAGAACCCGCGAAACCAAAACACCAGGCGTGTACAACGTGGTTTTCAATTATAGAGAAGAGCAAGCCGGTATTTACGCAGCGGAAGAATCCGTAAAGATCGCTGAGGCGTTGATGGCTGCAACAGAATATGATATCGACAAATGTATCCATAATCTGAAAGAACTCCGTGAGAGCGAAAGATTGGGCCCATCTACTGGCAGTATCGTAGAAGAGGCCGTTTCCAGAAGGATTCCGTGGATCCGATTGGGAAAAAATTCTTTGGTTCAATTGGGTTATGGGATCAATCAACAAAGATTTCAGGCTACGATTACAGGTAACACGAGTAGCATTGCCGTAGATATTGCTTGCAACAAAGAATTGACGAAAAAAATGTTGGAAGATGCCGCAATTCCTGTTCCTTCCGGAAGTTTGGTAGTAGACGAGGAAGGTTTGGATCTTGCAATCAGAAAAATAGGTTACCCAATCGTGATCAAACCATTGGATGGCAATCACGGGAAAGGGGCTTCCATCAATGTGAATGATTATGAAACGGCTGTGGTTGGGCTGACACACGCGCAACAATATTCCAGAAAAGTAATTGTTGAAAAGTACATCACCGGTTTCGATTTCCGTGTTTTGGTCATCAATCATAAAATGGTGGCAGCAGCGAGAAGAGTGCCAGCTCACGTGGTTGGCGATGGCGAGTTAAACATCCAAGAACTAATCGATAAAGAAAATACGGACCCAAGAAGAGGTTACGGACACGAGAACGTCTTGACCGAAATTGATGTCGATAAAGACACCAACGAACTTCTTGAAAAATTAAATTATACTTTAGCAACGATTCCTCAAAAAGGAGAAATCGTTTACTTAAAATCAACTGCAAATCTATCTACCGGCGGAACATCCATCGATGTGACCGATATGATCCATCCAGAGAATGTTCAGATGGCAGAACGTGTTTCCAGGATCATCGGATTGGATGTTTGTGGGATCGATATTATGGCTGAAAACCTGACGCAACCGTTGAAGGAAAGCGGTGGCGCGATCTTGGAAGTCAATGCGGCACCAGGTTTCAGAATGCACCTTGCGCCAAGCGAAGGTTTGCCGAGAAACGTTGCAGCGCCGGTTGTAGATATGCTTTATCCACCAGGAAAAGAATTCAGGATTCCAATCATTGCTTTGACGGGAACGAATGGAAAAACGACAACCACGCGAATTCTTGCACACATCGTAAAAAACAATGGAAAAAGAGTAGGATTTACCACATCTGACGGCATCTACATCCAAAATACATTACTACAAAAAGGCGATACGACCGGACCTCAATCTGCCGAATTTATCTTGAAAGATCCCACTGTGGAATTCGCTGTTCTGGAAACGGCGAGAGGCGGAATTCTTAGATCAGGACTTGGTTTCGGAACTTGTGATATTGGTGTTTTGACGAATATCAAAGAAGACCATTTGGGAATCAGCGATATTCATAATCTTAAGGACCTGACGCGAGTAAAACGTGTGGTTCTGGACAGCGTCAAAAAAGATGGCTGGTGCATCCTGAATGCTGATGACGAATATTCTATGAGATTGGTCGATGATTTGAAATCAAAAGTAGCCTTGTTCAGTTTGGATGAGAACAATCCGCACATTAAACGTTTTGCTAAAGAGGGTAGAATTACCTGTGTTTATGAAGATGGATATGTGACCATCAAAAAAGGCGAGTGGAAGATCCGCATAGAAAGGGTGAAAAATATCCCAATCACGATGGAAGGCAAAGCGAAGTTTATGATCGCGAACGTTTTGGCAGCGTCATTGGCCGCTTACGTTTATGGTTTCGAAATTCCAAACATTGCTTTGGCTTTGACGACATTTATTCCAAGTGCGCAATTGACACCTGGACGATTGAATATCTTCAATTTCAAAAACTTCAAAGTGATGATCGATTTTGCGCATAATCCTGCTGGTTATGAAGCGATTGAAGATTTCTTGAAAAGCGTGGAGGCCAATAAGAAAATCGGAATCATCTCAGGTGTTGGCGATAGAAGAGATGGCGACATCCGCGAGATCGGGAAAATTGCCGGAAGAATGTTCGATCACATCATCATCAGAAACGAAAAACATCTGCGAGGAAGACCAGAAGAGGAAATCAATGGACTTATCATCGAAGGAATCCAGGAAGCCAATCGAGACATCAGCTACGAATGCATCCCAAAAGAGATCGATGCTTTGAAACACGCGATGAGTCTGGCCGAGGAAGGAACATTCATCACAGCACTCAGCGACGTGATCACGAATGCCATAGAATTGGTTCAGGAATATCAGGCTAAGGAAGTTCAGGACGAAGGAAAATATTAG
- a CDS encoding MBL fold metallo-hydrolase, producing MKIYPLKDGNFSVDKNKNFTYLEDSENEKDLKIAIQPFLIENKDDLTLLDAGLGWLENGVPKIHLNVEKAGLKPENVKRVLLSHLHKDHIDGLVNKDGEHWSLNFPEAEVYLQKRELEFARSKDGNPSFDLEVLNFIIDNAKIVWMNLDKGNLTTEISYEVTGGHTPFHQVFWIKENSETAFYGADNLPQMGYLKYQIAFKTDFDGKKARDERMLWEKQAREEQWKILLYHDLELDIVTI from the coding sequence ATGAAAATATATCCGCTAAAAGACGGGAATTTCAGTGTTGATAAAAATAAAAATTTTACCTATCTCGAAGATTCCGAAAACGAGAAGGACCTCAAAATAGCAATACAACCGTTTCTAATCGAGAACAAAGATGATCTGACCTTGTTAGATGCTGGACTTGGCTGGCTGGAAAATGGCGTTCCGAAGATCCACCTCAATGTTGAAAAAGCCGGTCTGAAACCTGAAAATGTGAAGAGGGTCCTGCTTTCTCATCTGCACAAAGATCATATCGATGGATTGGTGAATAAGGATGGAGAACATTGGTCGCTTAATTTCCCTGAAGCCGAAGTTTACCTTCAAAAACGTGAATTGGAATTTGCCCGGTCCAAAGATGGAAATCCCTCATTCGATCTGGAGGTTCTGAATTTTATTATTGATAATGCCAAAATTGTTTGGATGAATCTCGACAAAGGAAACCTCACAACCGAAATTTCATACGAAGTGACAGGTGGACACACGCCATTTCATCAGGTTTTTTGGATCAAAGAAAATAGTGAGACCGCATTCTACGGCGCAGACAATCTTCCACAAATGGGTTATCTGAAATATCAGATCGCCTTCAAAACAGATTTTGACGGGAAAAAGGCAAGGGACGAAAGAATGCTTTGGGAAAAACAGGCGAGGGAAGAACAGTGGAAAATCCTTCTTTACCACGATCTGGAACTGGATATTGTGACAATATAA
- a CDS encoding alpha/beta hydrolase-fold protein encodes MQKLKIITAALVFSSALLFSQNFKTSVTAKDGKEFPRIDANRKAEFKVYFPKAKSVTIEGGDGMQNLSYDAAEGTDGFWSFSTWPLEIGFHYYWFNVDGKRTNDPNTELYFGYGQPTSGIEIPSGEDFFFEKNVKHGKIIDDSFESEITKGKRNFKVYLPPNYGTQKFPVLYLYHGTGEDMTGWERQGYIKNILDNLFADKKATEMIVVMDYGVALTSEQEKLPDDYPRTVLSTKNLDKLVTQELIPFIEKKYKTSGEKAIAGLSRGSYQAMFIGANHPELFSAIGSFSPVIYEGTELQPFKELPVENLLRSKQKPFFFIGIGEKEEKRFAEYNTTLANYLNENKYPFVQYNSAGTYHEWLTWRRCLNEFAQQIFR; translated from the coding sequence ATGCAAAAATTAAAAATCATAACAGCTGCTCTCGTTTTCAGTTCGGCTCTGTTGTTTTCTCAAAACTTTAAAACGTCTGTCACAGCAAAGGACGGAAAAGAATTTCCTCGAATTGATGCTAACCGAAAAGCAGAGTTCAAAGTCTATTTTCCCAAAGCAAAATCTGTGACGATAGAAGGTGGAGACGGAATGCAGAACCTCTCTTACGATGCTGCTGAAGGAACCGATGGATTTTGGTCTTTTTCAACGTGGCCATTGGAAATTGGCTTTCATTACTATTGGTTCAACGTTGATGGCAAAAGGACGAATGACCCGAATACAGAACTTTACTTCGGCTACGGCCAGCCTACAAGTGGGATTGAAATTCCGTCTGGTGAAGATTTCTTTTTTGAGAAAAATGTAAAACACGGAAAGATTATAGACGACAGTTTTGAATCTGAGATCACCAAAGGGAAACGAAACTTTAAAGTGTATTTGCCACCAAATTATGGCACGCAGAAATTCCCGGTCTTATACCTCTATCACGGAACTGGCGAAGATATGACTGGTTGGGAAAGACAAGGTTACATCAAAAATATTTTGGATAATCTTTTCGCAGATAAGAAGGCAACCGAAATGATTGTCGTGATGGATTACGGCGTTGCACTAACTTCCGAACAGGAAAAATTACCCGACGATTATCCAAGAACAGTTCTTTCTACAAAAAATCTAGACAAGCTGGTGACTCAGGAGCTGATTCCATTCATCGAAAAAAAATATAAAACGAGTGGTGAAAAAGCTATCGCAGGCCTTTCTAGAGGAAGCTATCAGGCAATGTTCATCGGGGCAAATCATCCCGAATTGTTTTCTGCCATTGGCTCGTTCAGTCCGGTGATCTACGAAGGAACGGAACTTCAGCCTTTTAAAGAATTGCCTGTTGAAAATCTATTGAGATCAAAACAAAAACCATTTTTCTTCATCGGAATTGGCGAGAAAGAAGAAAAGCGTTTTGCGGAATACAACACCACGTTAGCTAATTATTTAAATGAAAACAAATATCCATTCGTCCAATATAATTCAGCAGGAACCTACCACGAATGGCTGACTTGGAGACGTTGTCTCAATGAATTTGCACAACAGATTTTTAGATAA
- a CDS encoding nuclear transport factor 2 family protein, producing the protein MNLPNVITDLANAQNDFDSLAYANCFSENAEVFDEGKTHHGKAEIQQWIEKANTEYKATMKPLEYSEADEILKAEVSGNFPGSPIVLAYHFKLKDGLIDSLKITG; encoded by the coding sequence ATGAACTTACCAAACGTCATCACAGATCTAGCAAATGCTCAAAACGATTTTGACAGTCTTGCTTACGCCAATTGTTTTTCCGAAAACGCAGAAGTTTTTGACGAAGGAAAAACGCACCACGGAAAAGCCGAGATCCAACAATGGATTGAGAAAGCCAATACAGAATACAAAGCCACTATGAAACCTTTGGAATATTCTGAAGCCGATGAAATTTTGAAAGCTGAAGTTTCAGGGAATTTCCCAGGCAGTCCAATTGTTTTGGCTTATCATTTTAAGTTAAAAGACGGATTGATCGACTCTCTAAAAATTACAGGTTAG
- a CDS encoding SDR family oxidoreductase — protein sequence MVQDFNFNNELSGKIALVTGGTKGAGKAIAERLLKAGATVIITARNQPETATENLHFISADLSRSEGTKKVAEEVFAKFGKLDILINNLGGSETQGGGFSVLTDEDWEQSINVNLLAPIRLDREFLPQMLLQKSGVIIHIASIQGRLPLYDSTLPYATAKAGLINYSKGLSKEVSPKGIRVLTVSPGWIMTESSTRLLERISESSNSTIEEARKSVMDALGGIPIGRPAEPEEIAEFVGFLVSPRANYLTGTEYIIDGGTIPTI from the coding sequence ATGGTACAAGATTTTAATTTCAACAACGAGTTATCTGGCAAGATCGCCTTGGTAACTGGAGGCACAAAAGGCGCGGGAAAAGCAATTGCAGAAAGACTTCTGAAAGCTGGCGCCACCGTCATCATCACGGCAAGAAACCAACCCGAAACGGCGACAGAAAACTTACATTTCATTTCTGCCGACCTCAGCAGATCAGAAGGCACTAAAAAAGTAGCCGAAGAAGTTTTTGCCAAGTTTGGAAAACTGGATATTCTTATTAACAATCTTGGTGGCTCGGAAACCCAAGGTGGCGGTTTTTCGGTTTTGACTGATGAAGATTGGGAACAAAGTATCAATGTAAATCTTTTGGCGCCTATCAGATTGGACAGAGAATTTCTCCCACAAATGCTCTTGCAAAAAAGTGGCGTGATCATTCACATTGCTTCCATACAGGGAAGATTGCCTTTGTACGATTCTACTTTGCCTTATGCAACCGCAAAAGCTGGTCTCATCAATTACAGCAAAGGACTTTCTAAGGAAGTTTCGCCAAAGGGCATTCGGGTTTTGACCGTTTCACCAGGTTGGATCATGACAGAATCATCTACGAGATTGCTGGAACGCATCTCCGAAAGCTCCAATTCTACCATCGAAGAAGCTAGGAAAAGCGTGATGGATGCTTTGGGAGGAATCCCAATCGGACGGCCAGCTGAGCCCGAGGAAATTGCAGAGTTTGTCGGTTTCCTGGTTTCCCCAAGAGCCAATTATCTCACCGGAACAGAATACATCATCGACGGCGGAACCATCCCAACAATTTAA
- a CDS encoding winged helix-turn-helix transcriptional regulator: MYERKILPNLNCGLDLIGEVLYGKWKIRLLWFINQGHLRPSELQRKIPDATRRVLNIQLKEMEEHELVTKVIYPVVPPKVEYNLTDFGKSLIPVISVLGNWGDENEERLRSVIMKRFESESDE, from the coding sequence ATGTATGAGAGAAAGATTTTACCCAACCTCAATTGTGGCCTCGATCTGATCGGCGAAGTGCTCTATGGCAAATGGAAAATTCGGCTGCTTTGGTTTATCAATCAAGGACATCTGCGCCCGAGCGAATTGCAACGCAAAATTCCCGATGCAACCAGACGCGTTTTGAATATTCAACTGAAAGAAATGGAGGAGCACGAGCTGGTAACGAAAGTCATTTATCCTGTGGTTCCGCCAAAAGTGGAGTACAACTTGACTGATTTTGGAAAGTCTTTGATTCCCGTGATCTCCGTTTTAGGAAATTGGGGCGACGAGAATGAGGAACGTCTGAGATCTGTGATTATGAAAAGATTTGAGTCCGAAAGTGATGAGTAG
- a CDS encoding DUF5004 domain-containing protein gives MIKKLILSLMLAVFIGVSGQTSQELFGKWQLVKWVKNGQEKDIQSYFKTDQVFQIFHDDRTFESLVAGESHKGKWHFSKDNTELTMTSALLPVTFRIDSFDTDRRVMTYKDLGTFTYLKVKEPEQIK, from the coding sequence ATGATTAAGAAATTAATTTTAAGCTTAATGCTTGCCGTGTTCATCGGTGTGAGCGGACAGACCTCTCAGGAGTTGTTTGGGAAATGGCAACTCGTGAAGTGGGTGAAAAACGGACAGGAGAAAGACATCCAGTCTTATTTCAAGACAGATCAGGTGTTTCAAATTTTCCACGACGACCGTACGTTTGAAAGTCTGGTGGCCGGCGAAAGCCACAAAGGTAAATGGCACTTTTCCAAAGACAATACGGAGCTGACGATGACCTCGGCCCTATTGCCCGTCACCTTCAGGATCGACTCTTTTGACACAGACAGACGTGTGATGACCTATAAAGATCTCGGAACCTTTACTTATCTGAAAGTGAAAGAGCCAGAGCAAATTAAGTAA